One Pseudomonas muyukensis DNA segment encodes these proteins:
- a CDS encoding LysR substrate-binding domain-containing protein — MNLFQLRAFDAVAREGSFTRAAERLFISQPAVTGHVKALEEHYQITLLRRTARRVELTEEGTRLAAITRAMFSLAEEAQAMLEANRQLLTGRLEVAADGPHRVMPMLAQLRERYPGITVNLRLGNAQETLAALLSEHADVAVLTEIEPRKGLHLQNLCESRLCALLPVGHPWASATGDLPLISLDKQIMVLREPSSTTRRTFDKACADARVQPRVLLELDSREAVTEAVAAQLGIGVVSSTEVAHDPRVVARALGGAGLVNQHLVGCLERRRELRLIQAFLGLAAGL; from the coding sequence ATGAACCTGTTCCAGCTCCGTGCCTTCGACGCCGTTGCCCGCGAGGGCAGCTTCACCCGCGCCGCCGAGCGCCTGTTCATCAGCCAGCCGGCGGTCACCGGGCACGTCAAGGCACTGGAGGAGCACTACCAGATCACCCTGCTGCGCCGCACCGCCCGGCGGGTCGAGCTGACCGAGGAGGGCACGCGCCTGGCGGCCATCACCCGGGCCATGTTCAGCCTGGCCGAGGAAGCCCAGGCGATGCTCGAGGCCAACCGGCAGTTGCTCACCGGGCGCCTGGAAGTCGCCGCCGACGGGCCGCACCGGGTCATGCCGATGCTGGCGCAGCTGCGCGAGCGTTACCCCGGTATCACCGTCAACCTGCGTTTGGGCAACGCCCAGGAAACCCTGGCCGCCTTGCTGTCGGAACATGCTGACGTGGCGGTGCTGACCGAGATCGAGCCGCGCAAGGGCCTGCATTTGCAAAACCTCTGCGAGTCACGCCTGTGTGCCTTGCTGCCGGTGGGGCACCCCTGGGCCAGCGCCACTGGCGACTTGCCGCTGATCAGCCTGGACAAGCAGATCATGGTGTTGCGCGAGCCCAGTTCCACCACCCGCCGCACCTTCGACAAGGCCTGCGCCGATGCCCGCGTGCAGCCGCGGGTGCTGCTGGAGCTGGACAGCCGCGAGGCGGTCACCGAGGCGGTGGCGGCGCAGTTGGGCATCGGCGTGGTGTCGTCCACCGAGGTGGCCCATGACCCGCGGGTGGTAGCGCGCGCCCTGGGCGGGGCCGGGCTGGTCAACCAGCACCTGGTCGGTTGCCTGGAGCGGCGTCGGGAACTGCGCCTGATCCAGGCCTTCCTGGGTTTGGCCGCAGGCCTGTGA
- a CDS encoding 2-aminoethylphosphonate--pyruvate transaminase, translating to MSNAPILLTPGPLTTSLRTRQAMLVDWGSWDRDFNQLTASLCEQLLTIIDGATSHHCVPLQGSGTFAVEAAIGTLVPRNGKVLVLINGAYGQRLAKICKVLGRAYSTFETAEDQPTTAADVDRLLAADPSVSHVALIHCETSTGILNPLPEIAQVIQRHGKRLIIDAMSSFGALPIDARQIPFEALIAASGKCLEGVPGMGFVFAEKTALAAAEGNAHSLAMDLHDQHAYLAKTGQWRFTPPTHVVAALHEALQQYAEEGGLPARHQRYADNCKTLLEGMAKLGLRSFLPAEIQAPIIVTFHAPNDPRYQFKDFYERVKAKGFILYPGKLTQVETFRVGCIGVVGAAGMQAAVDAVADVLREMEVLDI from the coding sequence ATGAGCAACGCCCCGATCCTGCTGACCCCCGGCCCCCTGACCACTTCGCTGCGCACCCGCCAGGCCATGCTCGTGGACTGGGGCTCCTGGGACCGCGACTTCAACCAGCTGACCGCCAGCCTGTGCGAGCAGTTGCTGACGATCATCGACGGCGCCACCAGCCACCACTGCGTGCCCCTGCAAGGCAGCGGCACCTTCGCCGTGGAAGCGGCCATCGGCACCCTGGTACCCCGCAACGGCAAGGTGCTGGTGCTGATCAACGGTGCCTACGGCCAGCGCCTGGCGAAGATCTGCAAGGTACTGGGCCGCGCCTACAGCACTTTCGAGACCGCCGAGGACCAGCCGACCACCGCCGCCGACGTCGACCGCCTGCTGGCCGCCGACCCATCCGTGAGCCACGTGGCATTGATTCACTGCGAGACCAGCACCGGCATCCTCAACCCGCTGCCCGAAATTGCCCAGGTGATCCAGCGCCACGGCAAGCGCCTGATCATCGACGCCATGAGCTCGTTCGGGGCACTGCCCATCGATGCCCGGCAGATCCCCTTCGAAGCGCTGATCGCCGCGTCCGGCAAATGCCTGGAAGGCGTGCCGGGCATGGGCTTCGTCTTCGCCGAGAAAACCGCCCTGGCCGCTGCCGAGGGCAACGCCCACTCGCTGGCCATGGACCTGCACGACCAGCACGCCTACCTGGCCAAGACCGGCCAATGGCGCTTCACCCCGCCCACCCACGTGGTCGCCGCCCTGCACGAAGCGCTGCAGCAATACGCTGAAGAAGGCGGCCTGCCGGCCCGCCACCAACGTTACGCCGACAACTGCAAGACTCTGCTCGAGGGCATGGCCAAGCTCGGCCTGCGCAGCTTCCTGCCCGCCGAGATCCAGGCGCCGATCATCGTCACCTTCCACGCGCCGAACGATCCGCGCTACCAGTTCAAGGACTTCTACGAACGGGTCAAGGCCAAGGGCTTCATCCTCTACCCAGGCAAGCTGACCCAGGTCGAGACCTTCCGCGTCGGCTGCATCGGCGTGGTCGGCGCGGCCGGCATGCAAGCCGCCGTGGATGCCGTGGCCGACGTACTGCGGGAAATGGAAGTGCTGGATATCTGA
- the phnX gene encoding phosphonoacetaldehyde hydrolase: protein MNYSNPTQLQAAILDWAGTVVDFGSFAPTQIFVEAFAEFDVQVSIEEARGPMGMGKWDHIRTLCDVPAIAERYRQVFGRTPTDDDVTAIYERFMPLQIEKIALHSALIPGALDTLTGLRQDGLKIGSCSGYPKVVMDKVVELAAQNGYVADHVVATDETPNGRPWPAQALANVIALGIDDVAACVKVDDTVPGILEGRRAGMWTVALVCSGNALGLTWEGYRALSAEKLESERKRIHAMFAGSRPHYLIDTINELPEVIADINRRLAKGEMPQGA, encoded by the coding sequence ATGAACTACAGCAACCCCACCCAGCTGCAAGCCGCCATCCTCGACTGGGCCGGCACCGTGGTCGACTTCGGCTCATTCGCCCCCACGCAGATCTTCGTCGAGGCCTTCGCCGAGTTCGACGTCCAGGTGTCCATCGAGGAAGCCCGCGGCCCCATGGGCATGGGCAAGTGGGACCACATCCGCACCCTGTGCGACGTGCCGGCAATCGCCGAGCGTTACCGCCAGGTGTTCGGTCGCACGCCGACCGACGACGACGTCACCGCCATCTACGAGCGCTTCATGCCGTTGCAGATCGAGAAGATCGCCCTGCACTCGGCGCTGATCCCCGGCGCCCTGGACACCCTGACCGGGCTGCGCCAGGACGGCCTGAAGATCGGTTCCTGCTCGGGCTACCCCAAGGTGGTGATGGACAAGGTGGTCGAGTTGGCCGCGCAGAACGGCTACGTGGCCGACCACGTGGTGGCCACCGACGAGACGCCGAACGGCCGCCCGTGGCCGGCCCAGGCGCTGGCCAACGTGATTGCCCTGGGCATCGATGACGTCGCCGCCTGCGTGAAGGTCGACGACACCGTGCCGGGGATTCTCGAAGGCCGCCGCGCCGGGATGTGGACCGTGGCGCTGGTGTGCTCGGGCAATGCCCTGGGGCTGACCTGGGAAGGCTACCGCGCCTTGAGTGCGGAAAAACTGGAGAGCGAGCGCAAGCGTATTCACGCGATGTTTGCAGGGTCGCGCCCGCACTACCTGATCGACACCATCAACGAGCTGCCCGAGGTGATCGCCGATATCAACCGGCGGTTGGCCAAGGGGGAGATGCCGCAGGGCGCCTGA
- a CDS encoding NADPH-dependent FMN reductase, with product MSQVYSVAVVVGSLRKDSYNRKVARALAELAPSSLALRIVEIGDLPLYNEDVEAEGAPEAWKRFRDEIRRSDAVLFVTPEYNRSVPGGLKNAIDVGSRPYGQSVWGGKPAAVASVSPGAIGGFGANHALRQSLVFLDMPCMQMPEAYIGGAASLFDDSGKLNDKTRPFLQGFIDRFASWVKLNRAV from the coding sequence ATGAGCCAGGTCTATTCGGTAGCGGTTGTCGTCGGCAGCCTGCGCAAGGATTCCTATAACCGCAAGGTGGCCCGCGCGCTGGCCGAGCTGGCGCCGTCCAGCCTCGCCCTGAGGATCGTCGAGATCGGCGACCTGCCGCTGTACAACGAAGACGTCGAGGCCGAAGGCGCGCCCGAGGCGTGGAAGCGTTTTCGCGACGAGATCCGCCGCAGCGACGCGGTGCTGTTCGTCACCCCGGAATACAACCGTTCGGTGCCGGGCGGGTTGAAGAATGCCATCGACGTGGGATCGCGGCCCTATGGGCAGAGTGTGTGGGGCGGCAAGCCAGCGGCGGTGGCCAGCGTGTCGCCGGGGGCGATCGGCGGTTTTGGCGCCAACCATGCGCTGCGCCAGTCGCTGGTTTTTCTCGACATGCCCTGCATGCAGATGCCCGAGGCCTATATCGGCGGCGCGGCGAGCTTGTTCGATGACAGCGGCAAGCTCAATGACAAGACCCGGCCGTTCCTGCAGGGCTTTATCGACAGGTTTGCCTCGTGGGTGAAGTTGAACCGGGCGGTCTGA
- a CDS encoding Orn/Lys/Arg decarboxylase N-terminal domain-containing protein yields MYKDLKFPILIVHRAIKADSVAGERVRGIADELAQDGFAILAATDQAEARLVAATHHGLACMLIAAEGAGDNSRLLQNMAELIGLARLRAPNLPIFALGEQVTLENAPAEAMGELNQLRGILYLFEDTVPFLARQVARAAHNYLDGLLPPFFKALVQHTAQSNYSWHTPGHGGGVAYRKSPVGQAFHQFFGENTLRSDLSVSVPELGSLLDHTGPLAAAEARAARNFGADHSFFVINGTSTANKIVWHAMVGRDDLVLVDRNCHKSVVHAIIMTGAIPIYLRPERNELGIIGPIPLSEFSPASIQAKVQAHPLAKGRPAKIRLAVVTNSTYDGLCYHAGLIKQLLGASVEVLHFDEAWFAYAAFHEFFAGRYAMGTPRAATDPLLFSTHSTHKLLAAFSQASMIHVQDGAQRQLDRDRFNEAFMMHISTSPQYSILASLDVASAMMEGPAGRSLLQEMFDEALSFRRALANLREHIAADDWWFSIWQPPVLEGSQGLQASDWLLRSAAPWHGFSEVGDDYVLLDPLKVTLVMPASDEHGIPATVVSKFLWERGLVVEKTGFYSFLVLFSMGITKGKWSTLLTELLEFKRHYDGNTPLGECLPSVLAEQPSRYQGLGLRELCAQLHGFYQGNASARQLKRVFTVLPEVAMTPASAYDQMVRGEVEAVPIENLLGRVSAVMLVPYPPGIALIMPGERFTETTRAILDYLACARAFDQGFPGFLADVHGLQREGQLYTVDCVKECG; encoded by the coding sequence ATGTACAAGGACCTCAAGTTCCCGATCCTCATCGTCCACCGGGCGATCAAGGCCGACAGCGTCGCCGGCGAGCGGGTGCGTGGCATCGCCGATGAGCTGGCCCAGGACGGCTTCGCCATCCTCGCCGCCACCGACCAGGCCGAGGCGCGCCTGGTGGCCGCCACCCACCACGGCCTGGCCTGCATGCTGATCGCCGCCGAGGGGGCCGGCGACAACAGCCGGCTGCTGCAGAACATGGCCGAGCTGATTGGCCTGGCCCGCCTGCGCGCGCCCAACCTGCCGATCTTCGCCCTGGGCGAACAGGTGACCCTGGAGAACGCCCCGGCCGAGGCCATGGGCGAGCTCAACCAGCTGCGCGGCATCCTCTACCTGTTCGAAGACACCGTGCCGTTTCTCGCCCGCCAGGTGGCGCGGGCCGCGCACAACTACCTCGACGGCCTGCTGCCGCCGTTCTTCAAGGCCCTGGTGCAGCACACCGCGCAGTCCAACTACTCCTGGCACACCCCGGGCCACGGCGGTGGCGTGGCCTATCGCAAGAGCCCGGTGGGGCAGGCCTTCCATCAGTTCTTCGGCGAGAACACCCTGCGCTCGGACCTGTCGGTCTCGGTGCCCGAGCTGGGCTCGCTGCTCGACCACACCGGCCCCTTGGCCGCCGCTGAAGCCCGGGCGGCGCGCAACTTCGGCGCCGACCATAGCTTCTTCGTCATCAATGGCACCTCTACCGCCAACAAGATCGTCTGGCATGCCATGGTGGGCCGTGACGACCTGGTGCTGGTGGACCGCAACTGCCACAAGTCGGTGGTCCACGCGATCATCATGACCGGCGCCATCCCCATCTACCTGCGCCCGGAGCGCAACGAGCTGGGCATCATCGGGCCGATCCCGCTCAGCGAGTTCAGCCCGGCGTCGATCCAGGCCAAGGTCCAGGCTCATCCGCTGGCCAAAGGCCGCCCGGCGAAGATCCGCCTGGCGGTGGTCACCAACTCTACCTACGACGGGTTGTGCTATCACGCCGGGCTGATCAAGCAACTGCTTGGTGCCAGTGTCGAGGTACTGCATTTCGACGAGGCCTGGTTCGCCTACGCGGCGTTTCATGAGTTCTTCGCCGGTCGCTATGCCATGGGCACGCCGCGCGCTGCCACCGACCCGCTGCTGTTCAGCACCCATTCGACCCACAAGCTGCTGGCTGCCTTCAGCCAGGCCTCGATGATCCACGTGCAGGACGGCGCGCAACGCCAGTTGGACCGGGACCGTTTCAACGAAGCCTTCATGATGCATATCTCCACTTCGCCGCAGTACAGCATCCTCGCCTCGCTGGACGTGGCCTCGGCGATGATGGAGGGCCCGGCAGGGCGTTCGCTGTTGCAGGAGATGTTCGACGAGGCCCTGAGCTTTCGCCGCGCCCTGGCCAATCTGCGCGAGCATATCGCCGCCGATGACTGGTGGTTCAGCATCTGGCAGCCGCCGGTGCTGGAGGGCAGTCAGGGCCTGCAAGCGTCGGACTGGCTACTGCGCAGCGCCGCGCCCTGGCACGGCTTCTCCGAGGTTGGGGACGACTATGTGCTGCTCGATCCGCTCAAGGTCACGTTGGTGATGCCGGCGAGTGATGAGCACGGCATTCCGGCGACGGTGGTCAGCAAGTTTCTCTGGGAGCGTGGGCTGGTGGTGGAAAAAACGGGCTTCTACAGCTTTCTGGTGCTGTTTTCGATGGGCATCACCAAGGGTAAGTGGAGCACCTTGCTGACCGAGTTGCTGGAGTTCAAGCGCCACTACGACGGCAACACGCCGCTGGGCGAATGCCTTCCCAGTGTGCTGGCGGAGCAGCCGTCACGTTACCAGGGCCTGGGTTTGCGCGAGTTGTGCGCGCAGTTGCATGGCTTTTACCAGGGCAATGCCAGCGCGCGACAACTCAAGCGGGTGTTCACGGTGTTGCCCGAGGTAGCGATGACCCCGGCAAGCGCCTATGACCAGATGGTTCGCGGGGAAGTTGAGGCAGTGCCGATCGAGAACCTGCTTGGCCGCGTGTCGGCGGTGATGCTGGTGCCGTATCCGCCGGGCATCGCATTGATCATGCCGGGCGAACGCTTTACCGAGACGACCCGGGCGATCCTCGACTACCTGGCCTGCGCCCGCGCCTTCGATCAAGGCTTTCCGGGCTTTCTCGCCGACGTGCACGGCCTGCAGCGCGAGGGGCAGTTGTACACGGTGGACTGCGTCAAGGAATGCGGATGA
- the dnaQ gene encoding DNA polymerase III subunit epsilon has protein sequence MEQQQDQRLVILDTETTGMPVGEGHRIVEIGCVEVMGRRLTGRHFHVYLQPDRESDEGAIGVHGITDAFLVGKPRFGDVADEFFEFIQGATLVIHNAAFDVGFINNEFALQGQHDRADITQHCTILDTLMMARSRHPGQRNSLDALCKRYGIDNSGRELHGALLDSELLADVYLAMTGGQTSLSLAGEGAGGEDGQGSAGSEIRRISGRAPGRVIMASEEELAAHAERLAAIAKSAGGPAMWQALTEPAAS, from the coding sequence GTGGAACAGCAGCAAGACCAGCGCCTGGTCATCCTCGATACCGAAACCACCGGCATGCCGGTGGGCGAAGGCCACCGCATCGTCGAGATCGGCTGCGTCGAGGTCATGGGCCGGCGCCTGACCGGGCGGCATTTCCACGTCTACCTGCAACCGGACCGCGAGAGTGACGAGGGCGCCATCGGCGTTCACGGTATCACCGACGCCTTCCTGGTCGGCAAGCCGCGTTTCGGCGACGTGGCCGACGAGTTCTTCGAATTCATCCAGGGCGCCACCCTGGTCATCCATAACGCGGCGTTCGACGTCGGCTTCATCAACAACGAGTTCGCCCTGCAGGGCCAGCACGACCGGGCCGACATCACCCAGCACTGCACCATTCTCGACACCCTGATGATGGCGCGCTCGCGCCACCCGGGGCAGCGCAACAGCCTTGACGCGTTGTGCAAACGCTACGGCATCGACAACTCCGGCCGTGAACTGCACGGCGCACTGCTCGACTCCGAGCTGCTGGCCGACGTCTACCTGGCGATGACCGGCGGCCAGACCAGCCTGTCGCTGGCCGGCGAGGGGGCCGGCGGCGAGGATGGCCAGGGCAGTGCCGGCAGCGAGATCCGTCGCATCAGCGGGCGTGCGCCGGGGCGGGTGATCATGGCCAGCGAGGAAGAGCTCGCAGCCCATGCCGAGCGCTTGGCCGCCATCGCCAAGTCGGCCGGCGGGCCGGCGATGTGGCAGGCGCTGACCGAGCCCGCCGCTAGCTGA
- the rnhA gene encoding ribonuclease HI, whose translation MSDSVEIYTDGACKGNPGPGGWGVLMVFKGVEKELWGGERETTNNRMELMAAIEGLKALKRECEVILTTDSQYVMKGINEWMANWKKRGWKTAAKEPVKNADLWVQLDEQVNRHKVTWKWVRGHIGHPGNERADQLANRGVDEVRAQR comes from the coding sequence ATGAGCGATAGCGTCGAGATCTACACCGATGGTGCCTGCAAGGGCAACCCTGGCCCGGGCGGCTGGGGCGTGCTGATGGTTTTCAAGGGCGTCGAGAAGGAGCTGTGGGGCGGCGAGCGCGAGACCACCAACAACCGCATGGAACTGATGGCGGCGATCGAGGGCCTGAAGGCGCTCAAGCGCGAGTGCGAGGTGATCTTGACCACCGACTCGCAGTACGTCATGAAGGGCATCAACGAATGGATGGCCAACTGGAAGAAGCGCGGTTGGAAGACCGCGGCCAAGGAGCCGGTGAAAAACGCCGACCTGTGGGTGCAGCTCGATGAGCAGGTCAACCGGCACAAGGTGACCTGGAAGTGGGTGCGTGGGCATATCGGCCATCCGGGCAACGAGCGCGCCGACCAGCTGGCCAATCGTGGGGTTGATGAGGTTCGGGCTCAGCGTTGA
- a CDS encoding class I SAM-dependent methyltransferase translates to MTDQAFAQADPDWVELIRLARDWFEGPLGQLMLKEEEQLLEEELRRFFGGYLVHYGPCAEPPPSAPQVQRNVRLGAPLPGVEIVCEEQAWPLSEHAADVVVLQHGLDFSLSPHGLLREAASAVRPGGHLLIVGINPWSSWGLRHFFSHGALRKARCISPSRVGDWLNLLGFALEKRRFGCYRPPLASPAWQQRLAGWERVAGGWQSAGGGVYLLVARKMVVGLRPLRLERREPMGKLLPLPLAKVNRSAAHPDSEKH, encoded by the coding sequence ATGACCGACCAAGCCTTCGCCCAGGCCGACCCCGACTGGGTCGAACTGATCCGCCTGGCCCGCGACTGGTTCGAGGGGCCTCTTGGGCAGTTGATGCTCAAGGAAGAGGAACAGTTGCTCGAAGAAGAGCTGCGACGCTTCTTCGGCGGTTACCTGGTGCACTACGGGCCCTGCGCCGAACCTCCGCCCAGCGCCCCGCAGGTGCAGCGCAACGTGCGCCTGGGCGCGCCGTTGCCGGGGGTGGAAATCGTCTGCGAGGAACAGGCCTGGCCGCTGTCGGAGCATGCCGCCGACGTGGTGGTGCTGCAGCACGGCCTGGATTTCAGCCTGTCGCCCCATGGCTTGCTGCGCGAAGCAGCCAGCGCGGTGCGCCCCGGCGGGCACCTGCTGATCGTCGGCATCAACCCCTGGAGCAGCTGGGGCCTGCGCCATTTCTTCAGCCATGGCGCGTTGCGCAAGGCCCGCTGCATCTCGCCGTCGCGGGTCGGCGACTGGCTCAACCTGCTGGGCTTTGCGCTGGAGAAACGCCGCTTCGGGTGCTATCGTCCGCCGCTTGCCTCGCCGGCCTGGCAGCAACGCCTGGCGGGCTGGGAGCGGGTGGCCGGGGGCTGGCAAAGTGCCGGCGGCGGGGTCTACCTGCTGGTGGCACGCAAGATGGTGGTGGGCCTGCGCCCGCTGCGCCTGGAGCGCCGCGAGCCAATGGGCAAGCTGTTGCCGCTGCCGCTGGCCAAGGTCAACCGCAGCGCCGCCCATCCCGATTCCGAAAAGCACTGA
- the gloB gene encoding hydroxyacylglutathione hydrolase, translating into MIQIDALPAFSDNYIWLLQDTANRRCAVVDPGDAGPVLAWLGQRRDWVLEAILVTHHHHDHVGGVEALKQATGATVYGPASERIPARDVALEDGAQATALGLTFEVMAMPGHTLGHIAYYTAQSSTPLLFSGDTLFAAGCGRLFEGTPEQMHQSLQRLAALPAATEVYCAHEYTLSNLRFARAVEPDSAHVRQRFEDVTRLRADNRISLPSTIGLERLTNPFLRTAETSVKQKADEWKGHSNPSQATVFAALRSWKDVF; encoded by the coding sequence ATGATACAGATCGATGCCCTACCCGCTTTCTCCGACAACTACATCTGGTTGTTACAGGATACTGCCAATCGCCGCTGCGCGGTGGTCGATCCCGGCGATGCCGGGCCGGTGCTGGCCTGGCTCGGCCAGCGTCGCGACTGGGTGCTGGAGGCGATCCTGGTCACCCATCACCACCATGACCACGTCGGCGGCGTCGAAGCCTTGAAGCAGGCCACCGGGGCCACCGTCTACGGCCCGGCCAGCGAGCGCATCCCGGCCCGCGACGTGGCCCTTGAGGACGGCGCGCAGGCCACGGCCCTGGGCCTGACCTTCGAGGTCATGGCCATGCCCGGCCACACCCTGGGACACATCGCCTATTACACTGCGCAATCGTCCACGCCGCTACTGTTCAGTGGCGACACCCTGTTCGCCGCCGGCTGCGGCCGCCTGTTCGAAGGCACGCCCGAGCAGATGCACCAGTCGCTGCAACGCCTGGCCGCGCTGCCCGCCGCCACCGAAGTGTACTGCGCCCACGAATACACCCTGAGCAACCTGCGTTTCGCCCGCGCCGTGGAACCCGACAGCGCGCACGTTCGCCAACGGTTCGAGGACGTTACCCGGTTGCGCGCCGACAATCGCATCAGCTTGCCCTCAACCATCGGCCTGGAACGCCTGACCAACCCCTTCCTGCGCACTGCTGAAACATCCGTTAAACAAAAAGCAGACGAATGGAAGGGACATTCCAACCCAAGCCAAGCCACTGTTTTTGCTGCCTTGAGGTCTTGGAAGGACGTGTTCTGA
- a CDS encoding lytic transglycosylase domain-containing protein produces the protein MSSRSRRTAHSVALTRLAQISALALAATLVGCQSTRQLDESDSVRAHSYQARIKHKPAPLVVKAKEQAPPQDVWERMRQGFALQDGMDVNPRIEQQRLWFASNPSFLENAGERGSLYLHYIVERLEERDMPLELALLPAIESAYNPMAYSRAHAAGMWQFIPSTGRHFNLRQTNFYDGRRDVTASTNAALDYLNRLHDMFNGDWLLALAAYNAGEGTVSRAIERNERLGLPTDYWNLPLPQETRDYVPKLLALSQVVNTPEAYGVNLNPIANEPYFEAVAINDRLDLSRVAAFADIDEDELIQLNPAFKKRMTVDGPQQLLVPTAKAQLLSDRMSNLKPEELVSLQPNKAVFQAALAEAKAPAARSYRVKRGDNLGSIAKANRVSVKQLQSWNRIRGNNLKVGQVLALRGGSAPSAAANRVAAAKQRSTQYKVRKGDSYYLVAKRFNVEMKHLKRWNPRTGHALKPGQTLTVYLSR, from the coding sequence ATGTCTTCCCGTAGCCGCAGAACCGCTCATTCGGTCGCCTTGACGCGACTGGCACAGATCAGTGCACTGGCGCTGGCCGCCACCCTGGTCGGCTGCCAGAGCACCCGTCAGCTCGACGAATCCGACAGCGTTCGCGCGCACAGTTACCAGGCGCGGATCAAGCACAAGCCCGCCCCGCTGGTGGTCAAGGCCAAAGAGCAGGCACCGCCGCAGGACGTCTGGGAGCGCATGCGCCAGGGCTTCGCCCTGCAGGACGGCATGGACGTCAACCCGCGTATCGAGCAACAGCGCCTGTGGTTCGCCAGCAACCCGTCGTTCCTCGAGAACGCCGGCGAGCGCGGCAGCCTCTACCTGCACTACATCGTCGAGCGCCTCGAAGAGCGCGACATGCCGCTGGAGCTGGCCCTGCTGCCGGCCATCGAAAGCGCCTACAACCCGATGGCCTATTCCCGCGCGCATGCCGCTGGCATGTGGCAGTTCATCCCGTCCACCGGGCGCCACTTCAACCTGCGCCAGACCAACTTCTACGACGGGCGCCGCGACGTCACCGCCTCGACCAACGCCGCGCTGGACTACCTGAACCGCCTGCACGACATGTTCAACGGCGACTGGCTGCTGGCCCTGGCGGCCTACAACGCCGGCGAAGGCACCGTCAGCCGCGCCATCGAGCGCAACGAGCGCCTGGGCCTGCCGACCGACTACTGGAACCTGCCGCTGCCGCAGGAAACCCGCGACTACGTGCCCAAGCTGCTGGCCCTGTCGCAGGTGGTCAACACCCCCGAGGCCTATGGCGTCAACCTCAACCCGATCGCCAACGAGCCGTACTTCGAAGCCGTGGCCATCAACGACCGCCTCGACCTGTCCCGCGTGGCAGCCTTCGCCGACATCGACGAAGACGAGCTGATCCAGCTCAACCCGGCCTTCAAGAAGCGCATGACCGTGGATGGCCCGCAGCAACTGCTGGTGCCCACCGCCAAGGCGCAACTGCTGAGCGACCGCATGTCCAACCTCAAGCCCGAGGAACTGGTCAGCCTGCAACCGAACAAGGCAGTGTTCCAGGCCGCACTGGCCGAGGCCAAGGCGCCGGCGGCGCGCAGCTACCGGGTCAAGCGCGGCGACAACCTGGGCAGCATCGCCAAGGCCAACCGGGTGTCGGTCAAGCAGTTGCAAAGCTGGAACCGCATCCGCGGCAACAACCTCAAGGTCGGCCAGGTGCTGGCCCTGCGTGGCGGCAGCGCGCCCAGCGCGGCGGCCAACCGCGTGGCTGCTGCCAAGCAGCGCTCTACCCAGTACAAGGTGCGCAAGGGCGACTCGTACTACCTGGTGGCCAAGCGCTTCAACGTCGAGATGAAACACCTCAAGCGCTGGAACCCACGCACCGGGCATGCGCTCAAGCCAGGCCAGACGCTGACCGTCTACCTGTCGCGTTGA